ctatatatacacacacaagaaCTAACGAGATAAGAAAAAACTGAACAcaaacaatgaaccaatcaAAACGTGACACATAAGACAATAGGAACCAATCGGAATATGACATGACAGGATCATAAAACGGGATAAGGGAATCACATAACAAACAGTAACcatgattacaaaataaaagacagaaAAACATAAACGTAAACCTAAACCCAAAACGTGATGCATACAAACCTGAAACACGGTGGAAAATTAAATCAGATAGATCAGAATCAAAGTCCAGATAGCAAACATTTAGTTTCTTCATCAATTAAATAATGTCCATGTTTATTTGACACATGAGTTGAAGGAAATTGCAGCGTTTATAATTATGGGTTTCATGTTTCATGACACCTTCAGTTCCACTAATGCTTataaatctgtattttttttaaacagtaaaaACTCTTTTCATGTAGACGCAATGTTATATTGtgtaaaactaataaaaaacatAGACCCCACattaatgatttttaaatagtatAGGCTTATGTACTTTATTCTTGTGCAAACAGATGCTGTATTAAGCAGTACATgaagtattaaagggttagttcacccaaaaatgaaaattctgtcattaattactcaccctcatgtcgttctacagccgtaagacctttgtttatcttcggaacacaaattaagatattgttgatgaaattcgatggttcagtgaggcctctattgagagcaaagacattcaaactctcaaggtccataaaggtactaaaaacatatttgaaacagttcatgtgagttcagtgggtctatcttaatattagcgataagaatactttttgtgcgccaaaaaaataaataaattatgaattatcaacaatatctatatgggccgatttcaaaacactgcttcatgaagcttctgagctttatgaatcttttgtttcattgtgtatgaaacaaaatatagtgattcggatctcctatcaaacagctaaactgctgaaatcacgtgactttggtgctccgattcacggattcgattcgtaaagctccaaagcggtgttttgaaattggctcatatagatattgttgaaagaaaagttattttgtttttttgccgcacagaagttttcttgtcgctttataataataagatagaaccactgaactcacatgaactgttttaaatgtgtttttagtacctttatggaccttgagagtttcattggctttgctctcaatagaggcctcactgagtcgtCGAATTTCATCAacaacatcttaatttgtgttcggaagatgaacgaaggtcttacgggtgtagaactacatgagggtgagtaattttcattttttgggtgaactaaccctttaacatctgtgtatttgacaaatattgcatttaattaACTTTATCTttgataaagtatgcaaacacCACACGAGCACCACTACGAGAAGAAGAAAGTGTTCGACTTCACGTCTCTGTTTTCAGCTCGTCCCGACTGCAAATGGCAACTTTCGCCTATCAGTTACATCCAGTCGCAGGAGAAGTCGGACACACTAGGCTTGATCGAGATGAACTACATTAGCTTGCCACCGTCTGGCGAGATCTGCCGGTTGCAGGTGGAGGAGGAGTACAGAGACGGCCGTCAGGTCGGACACTTTGTGATTTCCGTAGTGTGCTGAACCAATGTCATTCATGGCAGACCGCGCGATTTTTGCGTTGATTGTAGCCAAAGAAGTGGATGCGATTGAAATTCCCATGTTTTGAATATCAGATATTCAATATCAAGATAGCTTAAATACAGGAACTTATCTAAGAAAAAACACGCAACACACGTCACCCTTGTCATCACAGAATCCGACCAATGAGAATAAAGTGTGTTGTCATCAAGGCTTTCGCAGCCAATTTTGAGCAACTGCGGCGCCTGATCTAGGCGGCTGGTCTCATTTTGCTCCCTCGGTACTTTGATGGCACATGTGATCATAAGGCGGCTGCAGTGCTGATCAAAGTCAGACAAATTTTCTAACCAGAAAGCATTGGTTTAGTCAGGCGGCAGCCAATATTTGCAGCGCCGCATGAAGTCAGACAAGCCTACTATCTCATCCCTGATAACGCGTTTACTGCCGTGAGGGCGGGACATCCTCTCACTCACATGAGACCAACTAACAGCAAACCACAATCATTCGATCAATTCCAAACAATTAGACAAAATCAAGTCGGGctctacatttgttcttgttcgaCAAGCGGTTTCACTCGGATATTCGTCACAGTTGGAAGAAAAGATTATCGCAACTTCCGACATTAATAGTGATTTAGTTTAatctttttaacatttattctaGTGCTTTCAATTGCGAGATCGATTGTAAAGTGCATTACTGTAAATTATAGTTTACAAGaaatagttttttgtttgttcttaCAAATGAGGAATGAGTCTAGAatattgaaaaaatgttttacaatgctgatttaaataaagttacataattgttttacttaagtaaaaaatATTGTGTTACAGGAATGAAAATCTACTAACATTACCATTGAGAATAATGGGaattacaaacaaacaaaaaactcaaATGTTAAACAGACATTAAGAGTCATTTCTTCATTTTTCTCTGTCAAGCATGAAATGGGTGAGGTTGAAAATAAACTTATTTCTTTGCAGGAAATCCttttacatgtttttatatgtaatactTGTGTCATTGTTCCTGAGCAGGATCTGTTCATGATGCAAATGGTTTCACTTGAAACAAATAAAATGcttacatacacaaacacacacacaaaaggaaTAATTTAATATTGTAAACTGATGTAAAGTGAACCTGTACACCAACTTAACAATTCTTTTATTGCGGAATATTCAATTAGTTGGGATGTTTCCACCTCAGCATGGTTGGCTGGATGAATGAATATCTAACCAATAAGAAGTCATCTGATTTGTGTTTGCTGTAAGTACTGCTATCAGTCCAGAATAGTAACAACGATTGTACTGCGGTGGATTCACCACAAACTGTTCCATATTTGGTGGTTTGATAGGGACGATACCCAAACGCTCCAAACACATTCCAAGATATGCATCCTCAATATATATGGGCTTAATTTGCTTTGATTCCTGTAGGAACTTTTGTGGGAGGTCCATTGAAATAATGTAACACATGCCCAGAGGATATGGAGGATATGTACTTTTGGGGTACACATCGTATGGCAGGAAAAACTTGTTGGACGGGTTTCGTATTACAGGGCTTTCGTACCACACTAACCCAGTCATATAGTTGCCTTGTATTGTTTTCAGACTCACAAGCATATTTATTAGGTTGTTCATGTTGAGCAGCACGTCAGCGTCCACTTTCATCGCGTAGGTTGCCTGTTCACACTTTTTGCTGAGCCATTCCATCATCACCATGGTTTTAATGGTCAGATTCCGGTAGGAATCCTGAAAGTTGCTCTGCAGAAGGTCTTTGTATTGTTGGCTCTCATTCTGGAGTCGCTTCTGCAGCATTTCTTCATCGTTTCCACTGTGTAAGCCCACAAGAAACAGAACCAGCACCACTTTGTCACCAAAAACCTTTTGTTCACCCCACGTTTTCCTGATGCCATTGCGTGCGTTAACATCCCAAGGGGGCACGGGGACAATAACCACCAAATAGGGCTTTTGTTGTTCACATATCTCTGGCTGATCGATGATGAATTTGTAATTTCTGGGGTAAGCAACATAGTACAACCCTGGTTCTTCCTGAAAAAGTTCCTCAGTTGGTTCTTCTGTACTTGAAATTTTCGCAACAGAGTACATTTTTGGTTCAAATACCACTTGGAACCACTTTGGGCTACAAGTGAGATAGAGCAGTAAAGAAACTCCTGAAACCAGGAGACAAACCAGTAAAGACTTCTTATAGGACATCTGAGTGAACGAGGCACAGCTGAAAGAGCACAAAAAGAGACTGggtcatattttaaaatgaaaaggtATTTGTTGCAAATATCATTATAATTCATACATACCATTGTGTTTTAGGGAAGTGCCACATGATATTTTACAACCTGAACTAACCTTGCCTTgtcataaaaatgtcaaattatctgatattttaagaAACTAACTGACCTCGACACGTAGTCATGAGGGTCTGCAGGCGTCACACCTCCAAACTTTAGGTAGACAAAGGTAGACAAAAGACTGCAAGGTGTTAAGTAGTAAACTTACTCCTGCATGTGAGATGATGGCTGAAATTCAATTCCTCTCATTAAAAACTCAAGGTTTCGAGTATGACGACATAGTCCTTATTCACAGCAGCGCCATCTTTTGATTTTAAATGGGTATGAAAGCGAGGATGTGAAGGATAGACATACATCTCTTCAGTGGGTTGTActgttaatgtgtttttggattgTCCTGCAGACGAAACACTCCAAAAATATATTTCCAAGACATTTCAGTAGAGAAAAAAACTCCAGACAATGTGAGATGTGGAAAATTATAAGTCATCTATGACATTTATACAGCTTTACACAGGGGATAGATACCACTGAAAACACACTAAGTCTATCCCTCAACGCCTCACCTTCATACCTGTCATGGTGCTGCTCCAAATAAGATATATAGGGTGAATACAGGTAAAGTGAGACATTTTCTCATACAGGGTTATTCCGTGTCAAATGAACCAAATTTCGGAAACTTCCCCATCTCTTTGTTGCTTTATGTGAAAGAAAGTGAAATGTGTGACATACACACAAGCATTTCATGCAAATTAGGACACCTTTACTGTCAAAGTGGGACATTTAGTACTTTTAACCTTTAACCCTTtgacgcgtacgatcacaccggtgtgatcagtcttggctggccccaggagtgtacgatcacaccggtgtgattagaacgttcagtgcattacgtgatcaactgccaaattcaaatgtgcgtgcgcgCTTTAACTGGCGCTAGACACACGCAGCGCTTTTCATATCTcacatatatgcagtgttttcaaccaaataatgttcatttcaggtttcagacatttaaatgcacatgagtactaacaaaacaatatatttagagtttgtaaaatacacaacgatgtctatagaagcggaaataaACCTTTCCGTTATAACTTGACAACacgtttaattcatatcagatacacattgtgaaagtaacttaaaagcttactctattcttccccagttcaccggcacacttattcatgtatttcgggagaagtggataaattcacgggttgtaaatccaacagatccgattctctgcgcggtgcaaactaacatggcggcgcccatcgctcatatggctcaactaacgcgatcattataaaaggtgtttaaacagcaaaacacatccacttgcacatacttggcaatcggaatattagatatttcatgctatagttaacaaatttgtgaatattttgaataaaaaaggaaaaattaaatgaaagcagaccatcattcatacagtgctgcggtgtgccacataacaagcaatgacacgtcaccatggaaaccataaagtgatacgttcCAAATAATGGACGCcttaaaaaactcacgctggggggtcagccagaatatttgaaacttacgtgcgaaagggttaaatgcatgactgttttgccaatcattcttacatattcgggtctttatcgacccggatcaatatctaacacggaaggatctctacctgtcgcgataatataaaactcctctgatattagagtaacaattacagaagaataaaataaatcgtattttgttataccttttgaagcttgaaagggctccgtttgagcagatatttattgccatcatcactgtcctcatcagagctcatttcccagtaaatctcagcaaataataggctatgtttgtcttttatgtttgaggtcacgaatataagctcattcgcgatctcaaacgtattctcaaaactatataattttcaacatcttcaaaatcaatatttcaatcgctaacagcttcaccagatccatccagtaacagttacagtcatatttgattgcgttcagtacttgttctgcagtaaatcgctgagccatttcatgttttgcctattatttcattttctgtttgaatgagtcatcacttcagcattgtgtgtcagacattgccaccttgtggaataaaagtgaattgcacttattccatcatctaagattcagTTATtgctgtgcagaaaaaatacatgtacactcatacacacctcgggtcgtttgcgaccctatacaatttttacaaaaaattaatacaaaaatagccattattttataattttgtgatttttttcttgttatattctttataattaattgattgaggaataccaagaaggttgatgtctaactttaaaaaattaaggAGGACGAGGGTAGTGACGTCCcaggtcactaaagacccgaggtatgcatttaagggttaaatattAGTTGTAGTCCAGGTGAtgtgattttttcttttttctttttttcataaaagCATGAAATTTGGTAAATTGGCGACCATTTTACTTTCCGCCATAACCAAATTATGTATTTTGCATCATATCTTTTGAATCAAACATGATAACACATAAAAGGTGATGTCTACCCCTATGTTTTGATGGTCAAGGATTACAATGATACCATTTAAAACATCATAAACGTTTTAGGTGAATAGTTAATGGTGAATTCAGTGATGTGAGAAGGAAATCAGTTTCTGAGAACCTAGAGACCTCACTATTTCATCATTTGACTGAAAACTGGCTAGATCCCCAAAATGATCATGACAGAAGTGAACATTTGGCCTTTACTTAAAGACTTTAGATTCCAACATCAATATTTGACcgatgttttacaataaaaaaaatgtcacagtaacagtaatttattaatttgtgttagGAGTTCACATCAATCATGCTGAATCAAACTGGTTTTTACCATTTCACATAAAAGAAAACACGTACCTATTTCAGTTGCACCCGctgcttccatttatttacAATCACAAGAATGCACAAAACACTGTGGAAGTGTTGACCACAATGGTCTCCAGTCGCTTGGGTCCATCCAACCCCAGACTGAGATAGCATATTTGGTGCCACCTCAAGTGTTTGTCCCCAACAACATCCTCCTTGGTACACTGCTCTTTTGAGGTGCTGCACCAGTGCATCCTTatgcctggctcacactacaggagttttTAAATCCTAACCGAATATGAAATCTTCAGCACACACATAAGGAGAATCTTCACAGATTTTATTCTCACAAATctcaaacatgcacacactacAAGATTTGAAATTTGTAGCGCAGCACACACTACAGGATATTATTAAGGTTATCATACCTAGAAGAGCACCTCATGCGATTTCATTGGGAAGCGGATGTAAACAGGTATGTTTACATTTGCTAGCAGCTTTCTACACTCACCCGGTATGTTCAAAACCAAATTGATTTCTCCTTAGCTTTTCTCTTTGTCCGTACAGTTGTATCATGTTTTTGAAGACGTGTTATTCAAGGAGTTGTGTTGTTGCAACGCGCCGTTCCGCCATCTCCACTGTCCAACGGACCCCTACAGCAGCTGGTTTTGCGGCCACAATTTCAAAAGCACTCCCATTCActtctctcattggctgttgtTAAAGAACTGACGTAATCTTCCCGATTTAAAATCCTAAATATCAAACCTGTTTGATATGATCAGGGCGGTTTGTGTGAGAGCAGATCGGGAGGTGCAAGATTCAATCTGTGAACGCCTCACATTACCAGATAATCTGCGCCAAACATCGGAGCCGATCGAGGCCCTCAAGATTTTTTCTCTGATTCTCAGGAGGGGAAAATCGGGCATAAATCAGGCATAAATCGGCCTAAAACCcctgtagtgtgagccaggcatTAGATGGGGGATTTGTTCCATTCCTCTTCCTTTCTTTGCGAACAACACAAGACGAGCTTGATCGATGTTGAGTTGGCTGCTGGTGCATCATAGAGGAGAACTGTGAAGTTGACAGGGCATTGAAAGCCTCTGTTGTCATGTCATCTGCAGTCCAGGTATCCCCTGCTGTCTTCTTGCCCGTGGTTGCAAACGTAGATGCTGTGTCACAGCCAGTGAGGGCATGGAACACAGGAAGGACCTTGGATTTGTCAGGACTTGGCAGTTTCATGGGCAGGTATGTATCTTAAGTTCTTGCCAGTCCCGAATGCCACCCACATCTCCTCAGTGTCTAGCTCTGACACATATGTAATGGCTAGGACCACGTCATCTGTGTCCACAGTGCACAGGGTGATCATTTTAAATCTTTTGCTTGCAGAATCTGCCACAGAGTAGCATTCTTGTATCTGCCTGTCATGTATGCAAGAGGCAATCTGATTTGATTCTTGTGCAGGCCAGTGTGCCTTAACAGAAACTGAGGACTTtcttgggtaacactttattttagtgtcattgttacatttgttacatgtagttactccagtaataactataaattatgcataattagaTGCAACTACATTTACCTACtatttggtttggtttagggttagttactaaatattactcagtacttaaaattgcagtgtaacaaagacaccttaaaataaagtgagaCACTTTCTTGCTGTCTCATGGTACACCAGTCGTCAATGGTGATTAGCAGGTAGTCATGTACTGGTTGTAGGCCCATGTCATCAGGATGTGGAGACTACTGGCAGTTATAAATTTTTGTATTACATCAAGAAAATGCAATTACCCTGCCTCCTTGGTAAGATTTTGGATGTCTGTTGCTACACATTTGGccaatgtattaaatattaggCATTGCTTACAATATTATTGTTCTTTATATTTGTTTGTATTATACTGTATGGCCAGAGATGTACAGTTATTGTTTGTGCCTGTCCATGAGAAGGAGGAGCAGAACTGGACTGCAGCACACAGAAGTGTGTGCGGTTCTATGTGTGTTTGCTCAAGGACACAGAAAACTGTGGTTCTACTCCTAGAACCTTATAAGGACATCAGCCATCTTGGCTGAGTTTACTGGAGTTCAAGGACACAAAAGCCAGACAGCTtgcacctgcaaaggccttgaGAAGAGTCTGGAAACTTTGGGAAAGTTACAACGTATGTCAATCAAGAAGATAACGTCTGCGATAAACAACATGAGTATAAAATACTGATGAGTTGATTGCCTCTTCGGATACTGATACACCAGTACCCCCGACGCCTAGAAGCCCACAGCTGAGGACAAGAAACCCCAAGCTGAAGATGGGAAGCCCAGAGCGGACTACACCTTTGACTCAAGAGtgattactgtattttatactTTAATGATGAAGTTTTATTTgcctttacatttttgtttattataaaagtAACCAGTTAAAAGAAATTTAATTGATTACAAAAGCTGCCTACCTTAGCTTGATTTATAGTGTTTTAAGACCTTGAATAAGAACGTACCACAGGAGTCTTCTGACCAAATTGTAAGTaatttaaaatgcttataatttAGGCCAGACTCGACTTACTTTACCTAACctgagaataataaataataaggtTAAAAAGGTGTTAAGCTCAAAATACACACCGTAAAACATGGCGCCCAACGTGGGGCATTGATCCATCGACCCCTGGCCACGTTCGATCGAGCAATGCTTTCCCATTCGCTTATGCACTCGTGCGCTTGAGTTTTAGATCAAAAAAACTTGGAAAGCTATGAATCATCAGGTAACCTGTAagacccaaaaatgtaaataatttagaGAGATTATTTATTTCTGATTATTTCTGGCCCAGAAAGGGTTGAACGCGCGTAGAACAGAAACTTTACGGGCCAGGGAGCCGTAAAGGTTGAGAAAGCTGTAGGAGAGACAGAAAGTCTCACATAGCTagcctcagagaaaaaaaagaggcaGAGACGGGCTAAAGATAAGGCCTGTAAGTGAAGGACGCTTCGCTTATGGCAGGGAGAGCCCAGCAAAACCCTAAACACATTGCTGGATTTAACAATGAGAAAGAACAATTAGCCTTTCGAGCAGACACACCGGTTCTAGAAATGGAACGTGGCTCCTGTGACAGAACAAAATGGTCAAAACTTAAAGACAATAATCTTAAGTGACATGATAATTTATGAAAAAGTGAATTGAAAATATAATTGTTCCCGGAACAGTCGGGATGATTTTAGAGTAAAATAGGTGTACATGTTGACGAGAGTGAGCAGAAGCTCGGACTCAAACATGTAACAGCAGTGTGTGTAAGATTGTCTCTCACactgcactgtctgaagagtgAGAAGAGCTCATTATTCAGAACGCTTAATGCTTAAAGACTGGAAAACAATAGCTGTGATAACTGAAGGGAGACTACCTGACTACAAAATAAGTCAggtaatttttcttttattagaaagataaaaaaaggtttaaaaggAGTAACAATACTGT
The nucleotide sequence above comes from Chanodichthys erythropterus isolate Z2021 chromosome 10, ASM2448905v1, whole genome shotgun sequence. Encoded proteins:
- the b3galt11 gene encoding beta-1,3-galactosyltransferase 1, with the protein product MTGMKFGGVTPADPHDYVSSCASFTQMSYKKSLLVCLLVSGVSLLLYLTCSPKWFQVVFEPKMYSVAKISSTEEPTEELFQEEPGLYYVAYPRNYKFIIDQPEICEQQKPYLVVIVPVPPWDVNARNGIRKTWGEQKVFGDKVVLVLFLVGLHSGNDEEMLQKRLQNESQQYKDLLQSNFQDSYRNLTIKTMVMMEWLSKKCEQATYAMKVDADVLLNMNNLINMLVSLKTIQGNYMTGLVWYESPVIRNPSNKFFLPYDVYPKSTYPPYPLGMCYIISMDLPQKFLQESKQIKPIYIEDAYLGMCLERLGIVPIKPPNMEQFVVNPPQYNRCYYSGLIAVLTANTNQMTSYWLDIHSSSQPC